The following are from one region of the Candidatus Acidulodesulfobacterium ferriphilum genome:
- the gnd gene encoding decarboxylating 6-phosphogluconate dehydrogenase, with protein MEIGMIGLGKMGMNMVLRLLEGGHRVVVFNRTVSKEEMVINKGAIGSNTVKEFAGKLTAPRVVWLMVPSGQPTDDMLNEVLQYTQKGDIIIDGGNSYYKDSIRRAKLCGEKGIKFMDCGTSGGIWGLKNGYCSMIGGEDETFKYCEPIFKTLAPENGYLHVGPHGSGHFVKMVHNAIEYGMMEAYAEGFEIMKSSDFDINLEKVSDLWNHASVVRSWLLELAHNALKEDPELNNLKPIVDDSGEGRWTLKEAIDKAVPAPVLADSVFMRFRSRQENSFAARMLAALRHQFGGHPIYK; from the coding sequence ATGGAAATTGGAATGATCGGTCTCGGGAAGATGGGAATGAATATGGTGTTAAGACTTTTAGAGGGCGGACACAGGGTCGTTGTCTTTAACAGGACAGTTTCCAAAGAAGAGATGGTTATAAATAAAGGAGCAATCGGTTCGAACACGGTTAAAGAATTCGCAGGAAAACTGACGGCCCCCAGGGTCGTATGGCTTATGGTTCCAAGCGGTCAGCCTACAGACGATATGCTTAACGAAGTTTTGCAATATACGCAAAAGGGCGACATAATTATAGACGGCGGCAATTCTTACTATAAAGATTCTATAAGAAGAGCCAAACTCTGCGGCGAAAAAGGAATTAAATTTATGGACTGCGGTACAAGCGGAGGCATCTGGGGCTTAAAAAACGGGTACTGCTCTATGATAGGCGGGGAAGATGAAACTTTCAAGTACTGCGAGCCGATTTTTAAAACGCTTGCGCCGGAAAACGGTTATCTGCATGTGGGTCCCCACGGTTCGGGGCATTTTGTTAAAATGGTTCATAACGCCATAGAATACGGCATGATGGAGGCATATGCGGAAGGGTTCGAGATAATGAAGTCAAGCGATTTCGATATTAATCTGGAGAAGGTTTCAGATCTATGGAACCATGCTTCGGTTGTGAGGTCATGGCTTCTCGAGCTTGCGCATAACGCCCTTAAAGAAGACCCTGAACTTAATAATCTGAAACCTATTGTTGACGATTCCGGCGAGGGAAGATGGACGCTGAAAGAAGCGATAGACAAAGCCGTTCCGGCACCGGTTTTAGCCGATTCGGTATTTATGAGGTTCAGGTCGAGGCAGGAAAATTCATTCGCCGCCAGAATGCTTGCGGCGCTGCGGCATCAGTTCGGGGGACATCCTATTTATAAATAA
- a CDS encoding slipin family protein, with translation MDTNAIFFAIIIIVAIIIILNAIRIINEYDRAVIFRLGRAIRIKGPGLILLWPVIDRMVRVTLRIITLDVPAQDVITKDNVTLKISAVVYYKVVDPLNAIVQVYDYNYAVSQLAQTTLRSVCGEGELDKLLSEREKINLEIQDILDKHTGPWGIKVTVVELKQIDLPQDMQRAMARQAEAERDRRAKIINADGEFQAAQRLSDAAKIISENPMALQLRYLQTLNEISSTNNTTMIMPIPLDIIREVGKSLSNNGSK, from the coding sequence ATGGATACCAATGCAATTTTTTTTGCCATTATAATAATTGTTGCAATTATTATAATTTTAAATGCCATTAGAATAATAAACGAATATGACAGGGCTGTTATTTTTAGATTGGGCAGGGCAATTAGAATTAAAGGTCCGGGGCTGATACTTTTATGGCCCGTTATCGATAGAATGGTCAGGGTAACTTTAAGGATAATTACCCTCGATGTGCCGGCCCAGGATGTTATTACAAAGGATAATGTAACGCTAAAAATCAGCGCGGTGGTTTATTATAAAGTTGTCGATCCGTTAAATGCCATAGTTCAGGTTTACGACTATAATTACGCAGTATCCCAGCTTGCCCAGACAACTTTAAGAAGCGTATGCGGCGAGGGAGAACTCGATAAACTTTTATCCGAAAGAGAAAAGATTAATCTGGAGATACAAGACATACTCGATAAACACACGGGACCATGGGGTATTAAGGTTACGGTGGTAGAGCTTAAGCAAATCGACCTGCCGCAGGATATGCAAAGAGCCATGGCAAGACAGGCAGAGGCAGAAAGAGATAGAAGGGCAAAGATAATCAATGCCGACGGCGAATTTCAAGCGGCGCAAAGACTTAGCGACGCCGCTAAAATTATATCAGAAAATCCTATGGCGCTTCAACTTCGTTATCTTCAAACATTAAATGAAATTTCTTCAACGAACAATACAACGATGATAATGCCGATCCCGCTCGATATCATAAGGGAAGTGGGCAAGAGTTTGAGCAATAACGGTTCTAAGTAA
- a CDS encoding uracil-DNA glycosylase translates to MRNKGEPNLKANAPSDLRSQLKFLEDVSVNKCIKCKLSETRKNIVFGEGNPSSKLMFIGEAPGAEEDNTGRPFVGRAGQLLTKIIESINLKREDVYIANIIKCRPPQNRNPFEEEIKQCSPFLKEQIKIIKPKIICTLGKFSTEFIIGTDKGTISAVRGNEFDYDGITVIPTYHPSYLLRNPDAKRETWEDMKKIRDLYFKAT, encoded by the coding sequence ATGAGAAATAAAGGCGAACCGAATTTAAAAGCTAACGCTCCGTCAGACCTGCGCAGCCAGCTAAAATTTTTAGAAGATGTAAGCGTAAATAAATGCATAAAGTGTAAGTTAAGCGAGACTCGAAAAAATATAGTTTTTGGAGAAGGAAACCCGTCGAGCAAGCTTATGTTTATAGGAGAAGCCCCGGGAGCGGAAGAAGATAATACGGGAAGACCTTTTGTCGGCAGGGCGGGACAGCTTTTAACAAAAATAATCGAATCGATAAATCTCAAAAGAGAAGATGTTTATATAGCCAATATAATCAAATGCAGGCCTCCCCAAAATAGAAATCCTTTCGAGGAGGAAATAAAGCAATGCTCCCCATTTTTAAAAGAACAGATTAAAATAATAAAGCCGAAAATAATCTGCACGCTTGGGAAATTTTCAACGGAGTTTATTATAGGAACGGATAAAGGAACGATATCGGCGGTTAGAGGAAATGAATTCGATTACGACGGCATAACCGTAATACCGACATATCACCCGTCTTATTTGTTAAGAAACCCTGATGCCAAAAGAGAAACATGGGAAGACATGAAAAAGATAAGGGATTTATATTTTAAAGCAACATAA
- a CDS encoding indolepyruvate ferredoxin oxidoreductase subunit alpha → MSKGNLFISGRQGDKGIVLGNEAIARGALEAGIGYASMYPGTPASEIIAALDKNKNNIENLYTEFSLNEHISLHGAIGASWSGIRSLCAMKNVGLNVASEPAQFLSYTGVKAGLVLAIGSDPGAPSSSNEQDDRWYSLHTYMPIIEPSNIQEAKDFTKEAFDISEDFSFGIMLMAPSRLCHNAGALHFGDLRGRSDIKGNFEKDPENYLNLFNMAVKNHGKYLERHNLLKKYLEDSQFNYTILPDTKNTGSKIGFISSGVIYAHLIEALDILEIYDHKILKLGFTFPIPDKLIKNFFEGLDKVVIVEEAEGFLEFQIKKIAYEIGFRGEIHGKDIFKATGELTLDDVIIGTGKFLEKTPPAFFDFAVKKSEELKEKLPQRSGTFCIGCPHRATIYAILKAVGFSNTDAKDRDAVIAGDIGCYTLGLLPPYNAMDFLTCMNAGLGIGQAISRFDKKKKVIALVGDSTFYHSGIPVLLNAVQNNADILYVILDNSWTAMTGHQKTPSTQKDIDGTLSNNPVNLKDLIKSLGVSYIKSLDPNSVKRFASQVKSALKEPGVKVLIAKRECILQEVRRNKLIQKTSNAKVETAESLYEIQKSRCVKCNECFVELACPAIIPKKDDNENGEYYYIDPASCVRCGVCFEVCPNSAIRKVEFDLKSELNKKIDKTKLTGIQVHV, encoded by the coding sequence ATGAGCAAGGGTAATTTATTTATAAGTGGAAGACAGGGCGATAAAGGTATAGTACTTGGAAACGAAGCCATAGCCAGAGGAGCATTGGAAGCCGGAATCGGTTACGCGTCCATGTATCCAGGGACTCCTGCCTCTGAAATTATTGCGGCGCTCGATAAAAATAAGAATAATATCGAAAACTTATATACGGAATTTAGTTTAAATGAACATATATCGCTTCATGGCGCGATTGGCGCTTCATGGTCGGGCATAAGGTCGCTTTGCGCTATGAAAAATGTCGGGCTTAATGTTGCAAGCGAACCGGCCCAGTTTTTGTCCTATACGGGTGTTAAAGCGGGTTTGGTACTTGCGATAGGTTCCGATCCCGGCGCCCCAAGCAGTTCAAACGAACAGGATGACAGATGGTATAGTCTTCACACATATATGCCTATTATCGAGCCTTCGAATATTCAGGAGGCAAAGGATTTCACCAAAGAGGCATTCGATATATCCGAAGATTTTTCTTTCGGCATTATGCTGATGGCGCCGTCAAGGCTCTGTCATAATGCGGGAGCGCTGCATTTTGGCGATTTAAGGGGAAGGTCTGATATTAAGGGGAATTTTGAAAAAGACCCTGAAAATTACCTGAACCTTTTTAATATGGCCGTCAAAAACCACGGCAAATATTTGGAAAGGCATAATCTTCTCAAAAAATATCTTGAAGATTCACAATTTAATTATACTATACTGCCTGATACTAAAAATACCGGGTCAAAAATAGGCTTTATATCTTCCGGCGTAATTTATGCGCATTTAATAGAGGCGCTGGATATATTAGAAATTTATGATCATAAGATTTTAAAACTCGGATTTACTTTCCCTATCCCCGATAAACTTATAAAGAATTTTTTTGAAGGGCTGGATAAAGTTGTTATCGTCGAAGAAGCCGAAGGATTTTTGGAGTTTCAAATTAAAAAAATAGCTTATGAAATAGGTTTCAGAGGCGAGATTCATGGAAAAGACATATTTAAAGCAACGGGAGAATTAACTTTAGACGATGTCATTATAGGAACGGGCAAATTTTTAGAAAAGACCCCGCCGGCATTTTTTGATTTTGCCGTTAAAAAATCGGAAGAATTAAAGGAAAAATTACCTCAAAGGTCGGGAACATTCTGCATCGGATGCCCTCACAGGGCAACAATTTATGCTATTCTTAAGGCCGTAGGATTTTCGAATACGGACGCTAAAGACAGGGACGCGGTTATAGCGGGGGATATCGGATGTTATACGCTCGGCCTTTTGCCGCCTTATAACGCAATGGATTTTCTTACCTGTATGAATGCGGGTCTTGGAATAGGGCAGGCAATAAGCCGTTTTGATAAAAAGAAAAAGGTTATTGCGCTTGTCGGCGATTCGACTTTTTATCATTCGGGAATTCCCGTATTGTTAAACGCCGTTCAAAATAATGCGGATATCCTTTATGTTATCCTCGATAATAGCTGGACTGCTATGACGGGGCATCAAAAGACGCCGTCAACCCAAAAGGATATAGACGGTACTTTATCTAATAATCCAGTGAATTTAAAGGATTTAATCAAATCGCTCGGCGTAAGCTACATTAAAAGCCTTGACCCTAATAGCGTAAAAAGATTTGCGTCCCAGGTAAAAAGCGCCCTGAAAGAGCCCGGGGTTAAGGTGCTTATTGCCAAAAGGGAATGTATCCTGCAGGAAGTAAGGAGAAACAAGCTGATACAAAAAACTTCCAATGCAAAAGTCGAAACGGCGGAATCCCTGTACGAAATTCAAAAATCAAGATGCGTAAAGTGCAACGAGTGTTTTGTCGAACTTGCCTGTCCCGCCATTATTCCTAAAAAGGACGACAATGAAAACGGCGAGTATTATTATATCGACCCTGCTTCATGCGTAAGATGCGGCGTATGTTTCGAGGTTTGTCCGAACAGCGCAATCCGTAAGGTTGAATTTGATTTAAAATCAGAATTAAATAAAAAGATTGATAAAACAAAGTTGACAGGAATACAGGTCCATGTTTGA